From Pan paniscus chromosome 9, NHGRI_mPanPan1-v2.0_pri, whole genome shotgun sequence, the proteins below share one genomic window:
- the ST3GAL4 gene encoding CMP-N-acetylneuraminate-beta-galactosamide-alpha-2,3-sialyltransferase 4 isoform X6 — protein MVSKSPPLCMCPAGWKLLAMLALVLVVMVWYSISREDRYIELFYFPIPEKKEPCLQGEAESKASKLFGNYSRDQPIFLRLEDYFWVKTPSAYELPYGTKGSEDLLLRVLAITSSSIPKNIQSLRCRRCVVVGNGHRLRNSSLGDAINKYDVVIRLNNAPVAGYEGDVGSKTTMRLFYPESAHFDPKVENNPDTLLVLVAFKAMDFHWIETILSDKKRVRKGFWKQPPLIWDVNPKQIRILNPFFMEIAADKLLSLPMQQPRKIKQMENVSVTAGSSTAERWQR, from the exons ATGGTCAGCAAGTCCC CTCCTCTGTGCATGTGTCCTGCAGGCTGGAAGCTCCTGGCCATGTTGGCTCTGGTCCTGGTCGTCATGGTGTGGTATTCCATCTCCCGGGAAGACAGGTACATCGAGCT tttttattttcccaTCCCAGAGAAGAAGGAGCCGTGCCTCCAGGGTGAGGCAGAGAGCAAGGCCTCTAAGCTCTTTGGCAA CTACTCCCGGGATCAGCCCATCTTCCTGCGGCTTGAGGATTATTTCTGGGTCAAGACGCCATCTGCTTACGAGCTGCCCTATGGGACCAAGGGGAGTG AGGATCTGCTCCTCCGGGTGCTAGCCATCACCAGCTCCTCCATCCCCAAGAATATCCAGAG CCTCAGGTGCCGCCGCTGTGTGGTCGTGGGGAACGGGCACCGGCTGCGGAACAGCTCGCTGGGAGATGCCATCAACAAGTACGATGTGGTCATCAG ATTGAACAATGCCCCAGTGGCTGGCTATGAGGGTGACGTGGGCTCCAAGACCACCATGCGTCTCTTCTACCCTGAATCTGCCCACTTCGACCCCAAAGTAGAAAACAACCCAGACACACTCCTCGTCCTGGTAGCTTTCAAGGCAATGGACTTCCActggattgagaccatcctgagtgATAAGAAGCGG GTGCGAAAGGGTTTCTGGAAACAGCCTCCCCTCATCTGGGATGTCAACCCTAAACAGATTCGGATTCTCAACCCCTTCTTCATGGAGATTGCAGCTGACAAACTGCTGAGCCTGCCAATGCAACAGCCACGGAAGATTAAGCAG